One stretch of Vulgatibacter sp. DNA includes these proteins:
- a CDS encoding ABC transporter ATP-binding protein, with protein sequence MSGLRLEQLRVEAGGFPVGPVDLELPAGGYGALLGPSGAGKSTLLRALAGALPATGSARLGDVEILACKPEGRRIGLVPQGGLLFPHLSVAGNVGFGVPRTERDRRVAESLEAVGAAHLAGRDPRHLSGGETMRVALARALAIRPALLLLDEPLGALDPASREALLPLLASLPARLGGAPILHVTHDFDEAFRLAGHLAVLLDGRIAASGPPERIFAQPPSAAVATFLHVDNLLSGTFVPAAGGLSTFRREGLTFHVAGSFEGPGWVAFDGSALVLCEPPPPMASARNAFLAEVCSVEALQRGLLVSLRAGGVSLRARVTAGAAAALALGEGRRIGVLLKATAPQIIPRERGSAR encoded by the coding sequence ATGAGCGGCCTGCGCCTCGAGCAGCTCCGGGTGGAAGCGGGTGGCTTCCCCGTCGGCCCCGTCGACCTGGAATTGCCTGCAGGCGGGTACGGCGCGCTCCTCGGCCCCTCGGGCGCCGGCAAGAGCACGCTGCTCCGGGCCCTCGCCGGCGCGCTGCCCGCCACGGGAAGCGCCCGCCTCGGCGACGTGGAGATCCTCGCCTGCAAGCCCGAAGGGCGCCGCATCGGCCTCGTGCCACAGGGCGGCCTGCTCTTTCCCCATCTCTCCGTCGCCGGCAACGTCGGATTCGGCGTGCCCCGCACCGAGCGGGACCGCCGCGTCGCCGAGAGCCTCGAGGCGGTGGGCGCCGCCCACCTCGCGGGCCGCGACCCGCGCCACCTCTCCGGCGGGGAGACGATGCGCGTGGCGCTGGCCCGGGCGCTGGCGATCCGCCCCGCGCTCCTTCTTCTCGACGAGCCCCTCGGCGCCCTCGACCCCGCCTCCCGCGAGGCGCTGCTGCCGCTCCTCGCCTCGCTCCCCGCGCGCCTCGGCGGCGCGCCCATCCTCCACGTCACCCACGACTTCGACGAGGCCTTCCGCCTCGCCGGCCACCTGGCGGTGCTGCTCGATGGCAGGATCGCCGCCAGCGGTCCGCCGGAGCGGATCTTCGCCCAGCCGCCGAGCGCCGCCGTCGCCACCTTCCTCCACGTCGACAACCTGCTTTCCGGCACTTTCGTCCCTGCTGCCGGCGGGCTCTCCACCTTCCGGCGCGAAGGCCTCACCTTCCACGTCGCTGGCTCCTTCGAGGGGCCGGGGTGGGTGGCCTTCGACGGGAGCGCCCTCGTCCTCTGCGAGCCGCCACCGCCGATGGCCTCCGCGCGCAACGCCTTCCTCGCGGAGGTGTGCTCGGTCGAGGCGCTGCAGCGTGGGCTGCTGGTCTCCCTGCGCGCAGGCGGCGTCTCGCTGCGCGCCCGCGTCACCGCCGGTGCAGCTGCTGCGCTCGCCCTCGGCGAAGGCCGCCGGATCGGTGTGCTCCTCAAGGCGACGGCGCCGCAGATCATCCCACGGGAGCGTGGCAGCGCGCGGTGA
- a CDS encoding sensor histidine kinase: MREAVADGVAPEVERPAAPVAEQNEARFERRRQPSIVTLAALAASTDLTAWTATTLDALESMGLHGAHVLLRRDGQLALVGMRGLPAELEAALRSGGEVAGTAFESLDGGAARIGWLADGAPAPSLSSLIAVAGGALHRLLCTTPVDEFWYAAHALDVEARGAVLLETIATQARRLAQAAHVEVRWVSGTGEVLAACTSGGAAPEERPACCVGAAHEATRLQLRFGKQPHGELLVSGCPLAGGATLQLRRFATLAAGRLEVERLRSEIGLLAREENRTRAREERFEAALANAPVILSTQDRSLRYTWIHRPRYHRPEEITGRTDFDLVLPAEALRLQMLKQRVLDTGEPSHAEVTVTVRGQQRTYQMAVDPVRDPWGAITGVACAAVDITARAREAGVREQLLLQREDERSWLLSVIERSPVGILLFEMEEGDERITANRRAAELLGHAVDPVRARKVVAGRLLHADGSPIALHDLPSSRALRGERVSMEEAQLRRLDGTQIPIVISAGPIVDAAGRQAGAVVTFDDISPFKELERMREQWTSLITHDLRQPITSIAGFASVLAEHPDLPQHLRAKVVHIVAAAKRLGRMTADLLEASRLESNQLALERQPTDLAALVGEVVERLAGELQDHPVQVEQGESLEPLELDPERFEQVLGNLLSNAAKYSLPGSPILVQIDRHGSEAVVGVTNQGGGLPVDELGAIFRRFHRTDAARRSRIRGLGLGLYIARGLVEAHGGRIWVETEPGRSVTFRFALPLALD; encoded by the coding sequence ATGCGGGAGGCTGTGGCCGATGGCGTTGCACCGGAGGTGGAACGCCCGGCAGCGCCGGTTGCGGAGCAGAACGAGGCCCGCTTCGAGCGGCGGCGGCAGCCGAGCATCGTCACCCTCGCAGCGCTCGCCGCTTCGACCGATCTCACCGCCTGGACCGCGACCACCCTCGATGCGCTGGAGAGCATGGGATTGCACGGCGCCCACGTCCTCCTCCGCCGCGACGGCCAGCTCGCCCTGGTCGGCATGCGGGGCCTGCCCGCGGAGCTGGAGGCGGCGCTGCGCAGCGGCGGCGAGGTGGCTGGGACCGCCTTCGAGAGTCTCGACGGCGGCGCCGCCAGGATCGGCTGGCTCGCCGACGGCGCGCCGGCTCCCTCGCTCTCCAGCCTGATCGCCGTCGCCGGCGGCGCGCTCCACCGCCTGCTCTGCACCACCCCCGTCGACGAGTTCTGGTACGCGGCCCACGCCCTCGACGTGGAGGCCCGTGGCGCCGTGCTCCTCGAGACCATCGCCACCCAGGCGCGTCGCCTCGCACAGGCAGCCCACGTGGAGGTCCGCTGGGTCTCCGGCACCGGCGAGGTCCTGGCGGCATGCACCAGCGGCGGCGCCGCGCCGGAGGAGCGCCCGGCCTGCTGCGTCGGCGCTGCCCACGAGGCCACGCGCCTGCAGCTCCGCTTCGGAAAGCAGCCCCACGGCGAGCTCCTCGTCTCGGGATGCCCGCTCGCAGGCGGCGCCACCCTGCAGCTCCGCCGCTTCGCCACGCTGGCTGCAGGCCGCCTCGAGGTCGAGCGCCTCCGCTCCGAGATCGGCCTCCTCGCCCGGGAGGAGAACCGCACCAGGGCGCGGGAGGAACGCTTCGAGGCAGCCCTCGCCAACGCGCCGGTGATCCTCTCCACCCAGGATCGGAGCCTGCGCTACACCTGGATCCACCGGCCGCGCTACCACCGCCCGGAGGAGATCACCGGCCGCACCGACTTCGACCTCGTGCTCCCAGCCGAGGCGCTCCGCCTGCAGATGCTCAAGCAGCGGGTCCTCGACACCGGCGAGCCTTCCCACGCGGAGGTGACGGTCACGGTGCGGGGGCAGCAGCGCACCTACCAGATGGCCGTCGATCCGGTGCGGGATCCCTGGGGCGCGATCACCGGCGTCGCCTGCGCCGCGGTGGACATCACCGCCAGGGCACGGGAGGCAGGGGTCCGCGAGCAGCTCCTCCTCCAGCGCGAGGACGAGCGGAGCTGGCTCCTCTCGGTGATCGAGCGCTCGCCGGTGGGGATCCTCCTCTTCGAGATGGAGGAGGGGGACGAGCGGATCACGGCCAACCGGCGGGCGGCGGAGCTCCTCGGCCATGCGGTCGATCCGGTCCGGGCCCGGAAGGTGGTGGCAGGCAGGCTTCTCCACGCGGACGGCTCACCGATCGCGCTCCACGATCTCCCGTCGAGCCGGGCGCTGCGTGGCGAGCGGGTGAGCATGGAGGAGGCGCAGCTCCGGCGCCTCGACGGGACGCAGATCCCGATCGTGATCAGCGCCGGGCCGATCGTCGACGCTGCGGGGCGCCAGGCAGGCGCGGTCGTCACCTTCGACGACATCAGCCCCTTCAAGGAGCTGGAGCGGATGCGCGAGCAGTGGACCTCGCTCATCACCCACGACCTCCGGCAGCCGATCACCAGCATCGCCGGCTTCGCCAGCGTCCTCGCCGAGCATCCCGATCTGCCGCAGCACCTCCGGGCGAAGGTGGTCCACATCGTCGCGGCGGCGAAGCGCCTCGGCAGGATGACCGCCGATCTGCTCGAGGCCTCCCGGCTCGAGTCGAACCAGCTCGCGCTGGAGCGGCAGCCCACCGATCTCGCCGCGCTGGTGGGGGAGGTGGTCGAGCGCCTGGCCGGTGAGCTGCAGGATCACCCGGTGCAGGTGGAGCAGGGGGAGTCCCTCGAGCCCCTCGAGCTCGATCCCGAGCGCTTCGAGCAGGTCCTCGGCAACCTGCTCTCCAACGCGGCGAAGTACAGCCTGCCCGGCAGCCCGATCCTGGTGCAGATCGACCGCCACGGCAGCGAGGCGGTGGTCGGCGTGACCAACCAGGGCGGCGGCCTGCCGGTGGACGAGCTCGGGGCGATCTTCCGCCGCTTCCACCGCACCGACGCGGCGCGCCGCTCCCGGATCCGGGGGCTCGGCCTCGGGCTCTACATCGCCAGGGGGCTGGTGGAAGCCCACGGCGGTCGGATCTGGGTGGAGACGGAGCCGGGCCGGTCGGTGACCTTCCGTTTCGCCCTGCCGCTCGCGTTGGATTGA
- a CDS encoding ATP-dependent helicase: MATRRYQLKAAAPVVPTFRIDYAAALNHEQLSVVEAPPGPTLVIAGAGSGKTRTLVYRLARMLESGIPPEQILLLTFTNRAAREMLKRAGQLVSAIPGIDVRRITGGTFHHVGFQLLREHAPLLGFDDKFGVLDREDQADLMSSCIAELGFAVGQKRFPKADVVVDLYSTAINTQKPLAQVVIDKRPQFGSLTEEILRACSRYVERKVQMNLMDFDDLLLHWKLLLSEHPQVRSYLQDRYRCILVDEYQDTNRLQGDLIDLMAAGHRNLTVVGDDAQSIYSFRGADFSNILEFPARYAGCQIHKLTVNYRSSPEILALANRSIACNTRQYPKELLSRREPGAVLPALVPARDAVQQASFIAQRVLELRDEGVPLKEIAVLYRAHHQSMEIQIELSRRGIPFVIRSGVRFFEQAHIKDALAFLRVAVNPNDELAFKRLVKLFPGIGSGTADALWQAYRSLGETTRLQPRDILLRPELTELVPRKGRPGWDRCKRTLHDVAGPGRLNAPASAIDAVLAGGYEDYLKAQFLNGDSRADDIRQLGEYALQFPDVGAFLGEVSLLSEFSAEEVAEGTDPDEYLTLSSVHQAKGLEWRVVFVAWLADGRFPSAPALKDVAGEEEERRCFYVAATRAKDELYLCYPMLAAPRDGERVLMKPSRFVEELPAGDDAPYEKWQLDDAPVLPQLAAPPSRAALAEHARKLLGAPPANEAQNTVPEALAVPGEEGLVEDDSFDPAVLEQEARKRLH, from the coding sequence ATGGCTACCCGTCGCTACCAGCTCAAGGCCGCAGCGCCCGTCGTCCCCACCTTCCGCATCGACTACGCCGCAGCGCTCAACCACGAGCAGCTGTCGGTGGTCGAGGCGCCGCCGGGGCCCACCCTCGTCATCGCCGGTGCCGGCTCGGGCAAGACCCGCACCCTGGTCTACCGCCTCGCCCGGATGCTGGAGTCGGGGATCCCGCCGGAGCAGATCCTGCTCCTCACCTTCACCAACCGCGCCGCCCGCGAGATGCTCAAGCGGGCAGGGCAGCTGGTCTCGGCGATCCCCGGGATCGACGTGCGCCGGATCACCGGCGGCACCTTCCACCACGTGGGCTTCCAGCTCCTCCGGGAGCACGCGCCGCTGCTCGGCTTCGACGACAAATTCGGCGTCCTCGACAGGGAGGACCAGGCCGATCTGATGTCGAGCTGCATCGCGGAGCTGGGCTTCGCCGTGGGGCAGAAGCGTTTTCCCAAGGCGGACGTGGTGGTGGATCTCTACTCCACGGCGATCAACACCCAGAAGCCGCTGGCGCAGGTGGTGATCGACAAGCGGCCGCAATTCGGCTCGCTGACCGAGGAGATCCTCCGCGCCTGCAGCCGCTACGTCGAGCGCAAGGTCCAGATGAACCTGATGGACTTCGACGACCTGCTGCTCCACTGGAAGCTGCTGCTCTCCGAGCACCCGCAGGTGCGCTCCTACCTCCAGGACCGCTACCGCTGCATCCTCGTCGACGAATACCAGGACACCAACCGGCTCCAGGGCGATCTCATCGACCTGATGGCGGCGGGCCACCGCAACCTCACCGTGGTCGGCGACGACGCGCAGTCGATCTACTCCTTCCGCGGCGCCGACTTCTCCAACATCCTCGAGTTCCCGGCGCGCTACGCCGGTTGCCAGATCCACAAGCTCACGGTGAACTACCGCTCGAGCCCCGAGATCCTCGCGCTCGCCAACCGCTCCATCGCCTGCAACACCCGCCAATATCCCAAGGAGCTCCTCTCGCGGCGCGAGCCGGGGGCGGTGCTGCCGGCGCTGGTGCCTGCGCGCGATGCGGTACAGCAGGCCTCCTTCATCGCGCAGCGGGTGCTGGAGCTCCGGGACGAGGGGGTGCCGCTCAAGGAGATCGCCGTCCTCTACCGGGCGCACCACCAGTCGATGGAGATCCAGATCGAGCTCTCGCGGCGCGGGATCCCCTTCGTGATCCGCAGCGGGGTGCGCTTCTTCGAGCAGGCCCACATCAAGGACGCGCTCGCCTTCCTGCGGGTGGCGGTGAACCCCAACGACGAGCTTGCCTTCAAGCGGCTGGTGAAGCTCTTCCCCGGCATCGGCTCGGGGACCGCCGACGCCCTGTGGCAGGCCTATCGATCCCTCGGCGAGACCACCAGGCTCCAGCCCCGGGACATCCTCCTGCGACCCGAGCTCACCGAGCTGGTGCCGCGCAAGGGCAGGCCCGGCTGGGATCGCTGCAAGCGCACCCTCCACGACGTGGCGGGGCCGGGCAGGCTCAACGCCCCCGCCTCGGCGATCGACGCGGTGCTGGCAGGTGGCTACGAGGACTACCTCAAGGCCCAGTTTCTCAACGGCGACTCCCGGGCCGACGACATCCGCCAGCTCGGCGAGTACGCGCTGCAATTTCCCGACGTGGGCGCCTTCCTCGGCGAGGTCTCGCTCCTCAGCGAGTTCTCCGCGGAGGAGGTGGCGGAGGGGACCGATCCCGACGAGTACCTCACCCTCTCCAGCGTCCACCAGGCCAAGGGGTTGGAGTGGCGGGTGGTCTTCGTGGCCTGGCTCGCCGACGGTCGTTTCCCCTCGGCGCCGGCGCTCAAGGACGTGGCAGGCGAGGAGGAGGAGCGCCGCTGCTTCTACGTCGCCGCCACCCGCGCCAAGGACGAGCTCTACCTCTGCTACCCGATGCTCGCTGCGCCGCGCGACGGCGAGCGGGTGCTGATGAAGCCCTCTCGCTTCGTCGAGGAGCTCCCTGCTGGCGACGACGCGCCCTACGAGAAGTGGCAGCTCGACGATGCGCCGGTGCTGCCGCAGCTCGCAGCGCCGCCGAGCCGGGCGGCGCTGGCGGAGCATGCCCGCAAGCTCCTCGGCGCCCCGCCGGCGAACGAGGCGCAGAACACCGTGCCGGAGGCGCTGGCGGTGCCGGGAGAGGAGGGGCTCGTCGAGGACGACTCCTTCGATCCCGCGGTGCTCGAGCAGGAAGCCCGCAAGCGGCTCCACTGA
- a CDS encoding sulfite exporter TauE/SafE family protein: MQQVVFIGLVGLLAQFIDGSLGMAYGATTATLLLAIGLSPALASMITHLSEVGTTVVSAAAHQRFGNVEWRVVGWLGVPGAIGAALGAYALTSLDPALARPWMALFLLAMGAYIVVRYATMRQMQLRLGRRLGGRFLAPLGIVAGFLDAAGGGGWGPLGTSSLLASRRIEPRKAVGTIDTSEFLVASAASAGFLIGMADEPVPWLYVGALLAGGVIAAPFAAWLVRKLHPRLLGTAAGGVIALTNLHTALRALGVGLPVIRTLYVVIGLLWLLLLAWAVLRVRRDRVEAA, from the coding sequence ATGCAGCAGGTCGTCTTCATCGGACTCGTCGGTCTGCTCGCGCAATTCATCGATGGCTCGCTCGGGATGGCCTACGGCGCGACCACCGCCACGCTGCTCCTCGCCATCGGCCTCAGCCCCGCGCTCGCCTCGATGATCACCCACCTCTCCGAGGTCGGGACCACGGTGGTCTCCGCAGCGGCCCACCAGCGCTTCGGCAACGTCGAATGGCGGGTCGTCGGCTGGCTCGGTGTGCCCGGGGCGATCGGGGCCGCACTCGGCGCCTATGCGCTCACCAGCCTCGACCCTGCACTGGCCCGGCCGTGGATGGCCCTCTTCCTCCTCGCCATGGGCGCCTACATCGTCGTGCGCTACGCCACCATGCGCCAGATGCAGCTGCGCCTGGGCAGGCGTCTCGGCGGCCGCTTCCTCGCCCCTCTCGGGATCGTGGCCGGCTTCCTCGACGCCGCCGGCGGCGGCGGGTGGGGGCCCCTCGGCACCTCGAGCCTGCTGGCGTCGCGGCGGATCGAGCCGCGCAAGGCGGTGGGCACCATCGACACCAGCGAGTTCCTCGTGGCGAGCGCCGCGAGCGCGGGCTTTCTCATCGGGATGGCGGACGAGCCCGTGCCCTGGCTCTATGTGGGGGCGCTCCTCGCCGGCGGCGTGATCGCCGCGCCCTTCGCCGCCTGGCTGGTGCGCAAACTCCACCCGCGGCTCCTCGGCACCGCCGCCGGCGGCGTGATCGCGCTCACCAACCTCCACACCGCGCTCCGCGCGTTGGGCGTCGGGCTCCCGGTGATCCGGACGCTCTACGTGGTCATCGGGTTGCTCTGGCTGCTGCTGCTGGCGTGGGCGGTGCTGCGGGTGCGGCGGGACCGGGTGGAGGCTGCCTGA
- a CDS encoding c-type cytochrome encodes MRRAAALFLLLAACSASSPAPVDPDAPLSVAARAGKAIYQRGLAGDRPVAGKLAIGVALEGAAAACARCHGADGSGSSEGGRVAPALLPHLLFGQRGYDRAALARALGDGVDPAGRPLDSLMPRYRLEGAAIDALHAYLQRLATDVDPGVEADRIHVGTVLPAGRAGKAVLQALETAVAEVNAAGGIYRRRLVLVLASDPGAIAEEVLVLVAPAATVLPASVPAIGPLLPREEDPLGLTFDLVRAPAASAAEATAAIEVLAEALRRAGARPTRAAVVRALESLHRFETTGLPPLGFGPNRRLGIRQPPPGPAAPAAPPTPAAAARATR; translated from the coding sequence ATGAGACGCGCCGCCGCCCTCTTCCTCCTCCTCGCCGCCTGCTCGGCCTCGTCACCGGCCCCGGTCGATCCCGACGCGCCGCTCTCGGTTGCTGCCCGCGCCGGCAAGGCGATCTACCAGCGCGGCCTCGCCGGCGATCGTCCCGTGGCAGGGAAGCTCGCGATCGGCGTCGCCCTCGAGGGAGCCGCCGCTGCCTGCGCCCGCTGCCATGGCGCGGATGGCAGCGGTTCCAGCGAGGGGGGCCGGGTGGCGCCGGCGCTCCTGCCCCACCTGCTCTTCGGCCAGCGGGGCTACGATCGCGCGGCGCTCGCGAGGGCGCTGGGCGACGGCGTCGATCCGGCGGGGCGGCCCCTCGATTCGCTGATGCCGCGCTATCGACTCGAAGGAGCGGCGATAGACGCCCTCCACGCCTACCTGCAGCGCCTCGCCACCGACGTCGATCCCGGCGTGGAGGCCGATCGGATCCACGTCGGCACGGTGCTGCCCGCCGGGCGCGCAGGGAAGGCGGTGCTGCAGGCCCTGGAGACTGCGGTGGCGGAGGTGAACGCCGCAGGCGGGATCTACCGCCGGAGGCTGGTGCTGGTGCTGGCCTCCGATCCCGGGGCAATCGCCGAGGAGGTCCTCGTCCTCGTCGCCCCGGCGGCGACTGTGCTTCCGGCCTCGGTGCCGGCGATCGGCCCGCTCCTGCCGCGGGAGGAGGATCCCCTCGGGCTCACCTTCGATCTCGTCCGGGCGCCTGCAGCGAGCGCGGCGGAGGCGACCGCCGCGATCGAGGTCCTCGCCGAGGCCCTGCGCCGCGCAGGCGCCAGGCCGACCCGGGCGGCGGTGGTCCGCGCCCTCGAGTCGCTCCACCGCTTCGAGACGACGGGGCTGCCGCCCCTCGGCTTCGGCCCCAACCGCCGCCTCGGAATCAGGCAGCCTCCACCCGGTCCCGCCGCACCCGCAGCACCGCCCACGCCAGCAGCAGCAGCCAGAGCAACCCGATGA
- a CDS encoding SCO family protein, with amino-acid sequence MIHLLLVALLLLPAAARATDAIRSEPAAEVRIPDVVLLDQDGTAVDLQALLRDRTVAINFVFSTCTTICSPMTAVFARLQRELGTRGRSDVALVSISLDPATDTPARLKRWADSFGRREGWTFLTGDRDKVAAALRGLGGHVPDRNRHAPWVLIGDTGTGTWRKVLGLASPERLVQEIEGLRAGQAVASAEEAARRWFTDRPVVDQHGKRHRFYSDLVRGRIVLVNFGFTECQGACPPIAANLARVQKLLGDRVGGEVRILTVSVDPERDSPAALTTYAQRFGAKAGWFFLTGERENVDAIRQRLGDVTKDRDAHPTTLFIGDTRTGNWIRAMATAPAEQIAEAVLHLNDE; translated from the coding sequence ATGATCCACCTCCTCCTCGTCGCCCTCCTCCTCCTCCCCGCAGCAGCCCGCGCGACCGACGCGATCCGGAGCGAGCCTGCAGCGGAGGTACGGATCCCCGACGTCGTCCTCCTCGATCAGGACGGCACCGCCGTCGACCTGCAGGCGCTCCTCCGGGATCGCACCGTCGCCATCAACTTCGTCTTCAGCACCTGCACGACGATCTGCTCGCCGATGACGGCGGTCTTCGCCAGGCTGCAGCGGGAGCTGGGTACCCGCGGGCGCAGCGACGTGGCGCTCGTCTCGATCTCCCTCGATCCCGCCACCGACACGCCTGCCCGCCTGAAGCGCTGGGCCGATTCCTTCGGCAGGCGCGAGGGGTGGACCTTCCTCACCGGCGACCGCGACAAGGTGGCGGCGGCGCTGCGGGGGCTCGGCGGCCATGTCCCCGATCGCAACCGGCACGCGCCCTGGGTGCTGATCGGCGACACCGGCACCGGCACCTGGCGCAAGGTCCTCGGCCTCGCCTCGCCGGAGCGGCTGGTGCAGGAGATCGAGGGGCTGCGCGCAGGCCAGGCGGTTGCGTCGGCAGAGGAGGCGGCACGCCGGTGGTTCACCGACAGGCCCGTGGTCGATCAGCACGGCAAGCGCCACCGCTTCTACAGCGATCTCGTCCGGGGCCGGATCGTGCTGGTGAACTTCGGCTTCACCGAATGCCAGGGCGCCTGCCCGCCGATCGCCGCCAACCTCGCCAGGGTACAGAAGCTCCTCGGCGATCGGGTGGGCGGCGAGGTGCGGATCCTCACCGTCTCGGTCGATCCCGAACGCGACAGCCCCGCGGCCCTCACCACCTATGCGCAGCGCTTCGGGGCGAAGGCCGGCTGGTTCTTCCTCACCGGCGAGCGGGAGAACGTCGACGCGATCCGCCAGCGCCTCGGCGACGTGACGAAGGATCGCGACGCCCACCCGACCACCCTCTTCATCGGCGACACGCGCACCGGCAACTGGATCCGCGCGATGGCCACCGCGCCTGCGGAGCAGATCGCCGAGGCGGTGCTCCACCTCAACGACGAATGA
- a CDS encoding YncE family protein produces the protein MKTRFWIALRLGLPALLAVVAAVLIVREGLETPERIDAAAVRVEHGGLAVDFRLRPIGGATAGPLHARGEAEVELGFTDAKTGAALPGLRPLAWMDRGDHPTDAAACTDRIRGHLAGLLATRADVDLNGYLVLTRNDDNTLAVINPQIAFGRTKLEAVITLGGKSADWAITEEAIWITLPAVDRVTVVDPRRLRVDGSIGVGDAPGPIAVAPDGSLWVGNEGDGTVSVIDPETRRVRGTVAAGGGAQRLAFHAESGTAYVAGSGDEGLRVVDLASLESRAELPVGRDAVAVAASSTARAIYVARRAGEVIEIDPFRHRITRRIPVDPGVSALAVVPGGRWVLVASADAGTVAAIDASSGAVRHTFAGLAQPAGFAFSEDYVYVRSAATAQLGLLDRAGFGTAAGPRLVEVMAGQFAPGPSGAIAALPEPGSVLVANPADKALYLYTEGMMAPMGTHRTYGKTPVALAVLDRSLQEVAGGRHRATVPLRGGGRYTVSLLTDSPRTAICFTYDVEGVPSIEPEAPALHFAARFDQTKLLEAGTAATLPFELRAPGGAAIEAAQIGSLVYRLPGTHQLRPAVERRGDGYAISFTPPAPGRYRLLVAGPGTSLGDLPPVEFGVAAAPNPATAGNEPR, from the coding sequence ATGAAGACGAGATTCTGGATCGCCTTGCGGCTCGGGCTGCCCGCCCTCCTCGCCGTGGTGGCCGCGGTGCTGATCGTGCGCGAGGGGCTCGAGACGCCCGAGCGGATCGACGCCGCGGCCGTGCGGGTGGAGCACGGGGGGCTCGCCGTCGACTTCCGGCTGCGGCCCATCGGCGGCGCTACCGCAGGGCCGCTCCACGCACGGGGCGAGGCAGAGGTGGAGCTCGGCTTCACCGACGCGAAGACTGGCGCGGCGCTGCCGGGGCTGCGGCCCCTGGCCTGGATGGACCGGGGCGATCACCCGACCGACGCCGCCGCCTGCACCGACCGGATCCGCGGGCACCTCGCCGGCCTCCTCGCCACCAGGGCCGACGTCGACCTGAACGGCTACCTGGTCCTCACCCGCAACGACGACAACACCCTCGCCGTGATCAACCCGCAGATCGCCTTCGGGCGGACCAAGCTCGAGGCGGTGATCACCCTGGGCGGCAAGAGCGCCGACTGGGCGATCACGGAGGAGGCGATCTGGATCACCCTGCCAGCGGTCGACCGGGTCACGGTGGTCGATCCCCGGCGGCTGCGGGTCGATGGCAGCATCGGCGTGGGCGACGCCCCCGGCCCGATCGCCGTGGCGCCCGATGGAAGCCTCTGGGTCGGCAACGAGGGCGACGGGACGGTCTCGGTGATCGATCCCGAGACGCGGCGGGTCCGCGGCACGGTCGCCGCAGGTGGCGGCGCGCAGCGCCTCGCCTTCCACGCGGAGAGCGGCACCGCCTACGTGGCGGGCAGCGGCGACGAGGGGCTGCGCGTGGTCGACCTTGCGAGCCTCGAGAGCCGCGCCGAGCTGCCGGTGGGCAGGGATGCGGTCGCGGTGGCGGCGAGCAGCACCGCCCGGGCGATCTACGTGGCACGGCGCGCCGGCGAGGTCATCGAGATCGATCCCTTCCGCCACCGGATCACCCGGCGCATCCCGGTGGATCCCGGCGTCTCCGCGCTGGCGGTGGTGCCCGGGGGCCGCTGGGTGCTGGTGGCGAGCGCCGACGCGGGAACGGTGGCGGCGATCGACGCCTCCTCCGGTGCCGTCCGCCACACCTTCGCCGGCCTCGCGCAACCTGCAGGCTTTGCCTTCAGCGAGGATTACGTCTACGTGCGCAGCGCCGCCACCGCACAGCTCGGCCTCCTCGACCGGGCCGGCTTCGGGACCGCCGCCGGGCCGCGGCTGGTGGAGGTGATGGCTGGGCAATTCGCCCCGGGGCCTTCCGGCGCGATCGCCGCCCTTCCCGAACCCGGATCGGTCCTCGTCGCCAACCCGGCGGACAAGGCGCTCTACCTCTACACCGAGGGGATGATGGCGCCGATGGGCACCCACCGGACCTACGGCAAGACGCCGGTGGCGCTGGCGGTGCTCGATCGATCGCTGCAGGAGGTCGCCGGCGGAAGGCACCGGGCGACGGTCCCGCTGCGCGGCGGGGGGCGCTATACGGTCTCGCTCCTCACCGACAGCCCGCGCACGGCGATCTGCTTCACCTACGACGTGGAAGGGGTGCCGTCGATCGAGCCCGAGGCGCCCGCCCTCCACTTCGCCGCGCGCTTCGACCAGACGAAGCTCCTCGAGGCCGGAACGGCAGCGACCCTTCCCTTCGAACTCCGTGCGCCGGGCGGCGCGGCGATCGAAGCGGCGCAGATCGGCAGCCTCGTCTACCGGCTCCCGGGCACGCACCAGCTCCGCCCGGCGGTGGAGCGCCGGGGCGATGGCTACGCGATCTCCTTCACGCCGCCTGCGCCGGGGCGCTACCGGCTCCTCGTCGCCGGACCCGGCACCAGCCTCGGCGATCTGCCGCCGGTGGAGTTCGGCGTCGCCGCCGCACCGAACCCTGCCACCGCGGGAAACGAGCCCCGATGA